Proteins found in one Zea mays cultivar B73 chromosome 1, Zm-B73-REFERENCE-NAM-5.0, whole genome shotgun sequence genomic segment:
- the LOC100285173 gene encoding 50S ribosomal protein L11, chloroplastic-like: MNTAMATTSLSLQGRPSHAPTRKLSSPFLGAPASFLRPLAPTPAAGPSSRRTLAVRAMAPPKPGGKPKKVVGLIKLALEAGKATPAPPVGPALGAKGVNIMAFCKEYNAKTADKPGYIIPVEITVFDDKSFTFVLKTPPASVLLLKAAGVEKGSKEPQRQKVGKVTVDQVRAIAQEKLPDLNCKSIDSAMRIIAGTAANMGIDVDPPILVKKEKVLL; the protein is encoded by the exons ATGAACACAGCCATGGCCACCACCTCCTTATCCCTCCAAGGCCGCCCATCCCACGCTCCCACTAGGAAGCTCTCCTCCCCGTTCCTCGGAGCCCCCGCGTCCTTTCTCCGGCCGCTGGCTCCCACGCCCGCCGCCGGCCCCTCCTCGCGGCGGACGCTTGCCGTCAGGgccatggcgcctcccaagccGGGAGGCAAGCCCAAGAAAG TGGTGGGCCTTATAAAGCTGGCGCTCGAGGCCGGCAAGGCGACGCCGGCGCCGCCCGTCGGCCCGGCGCTCGGTGCCAAGGGAGTCAACATCATGGCGTTCTGCAAGGAGTACAATGCCAAGACGGCCGACAAGCCCGGCTACATCATCCCCGTCGAGATCACCGTGTTTGAT GATAAGAGCTTTACCTTCGTCTTGAAGACCCCTCCGGCTTCAGTCCTGCTACTCAAGGCTGCAG GTGTCGAAAAAGGTTCAAAAGAGCCACAACGGCAGAAGGTGGGAAAGGTAACAGTGGATCAAGTGCGTGCAATAGCTCAAGAGAAGTTGCCGGACTTGAACTGCAAGAGCATCGACTCTGCTATGAGGATCATCGCTGGCACCGCCGCTAACATGGGCATCGATGTTGATCCTCCAATCCTTGTTAAGAAGGAAAAGGTCCTCTTGTAG
- the LOC100281199 gene encoding chloroplast oxygen-evolving complex/thylakoid lumenal 25.6kDa protein — MATAVPAACLRAPCSSPAAVARRLGAGGPSLRKRHCAVAPVAAACGPAPPRLLDNEEAVCSVRRRVLVAGAAAFLSRPNPAAFAAEAKKGFLPVVDKKAGYSFLYPFGWEEVAVQGQDKVYKDVIEPLESVSVNSIPTSKEDIRDLGPPDKVAEALIKKVLAPSTQKTKLIEAKENDVDGRAYYTFEFTAQAPNYTRHALGAIVIANGKFYTLTTGANERRWEKMKDRLHTVVDSFKIENRI; from the exons ATGGCAACGGCCGTGCCCGCCGCCTGCCTCCGCGCGCCGTGCTCCTCTCCAGCGGCCGTCGCACGCCGACTTGGGGCCGGTGGCCCGTCGCTGCGCAAGCGGCATTGCGCCGTCGCGCCCGTCGCTGCCGCCTGCGGCCCCGCGCCGCCGCGGCTGCTTGACAACG AGGAGGCGGTCTGCTCCGTACGGCGGCGTGTGCTGGTTGCCGGTGCCGCCGCGTTCCTCTCCCGGCCTAATCCGGCGGCAT TCGCAGCAGAGGCTAAGAAAGGGTTCCTGCCCGTCGTCGACAAGAAGGCTGGCTACTCTTTCCTCTACCCGTTCGGATGGGAG GAAGTGGCTGTGCAAGGGCAAGACAAGGTGTACAAAGATGTGATAGAGCCTCTCGAGAGTGTGAGCGTCAACTCTATTCCAACTAGCAAGGAGGATATCCGTGATCTTGGTCCTCCGGATAAG GTTGCCGAGGCTCTGATTAAAAAGGTTTTGGCACCATCAACACAGAAGACAAAGTTAATTGAGGCGAAAGAG AATGATGTTGATGGGAGGGCTTACTACACTTTTGAGTTCACAGCTCAGGCTCCAAACTACACCAGACATGCACTTGGTGCTATTGTAATTGCAAATG GCAAATTTTACACATTGACCACTGGAGCAAACGAGAGGAGGTGGGAAAAGATGAAGGATAGGCTGCATACTGTTGTGGATTCCTTCAAAATCGAAAATAGAATATGA